A window of Streptomyces puniciscabiei genomic DNA:
CCATGGCGGGATTCCTTCCGGGTGCGGGGTGCGCGGGTGGCCGCACCCCGGGTGGGGTGGCTCCTTCTTGACGGTCAGGGTGCGCATGAGCAGCGGGACGTTCGGGCCTCGGGCCGGCGGAAGCACGTCCAAACGGCGTTGCCCTTGCCGCCGCTGAGTGCCTGGACTCCCCAGTCGTCGCACAGCTCTTGGGCATTCCTCGCCCGGCTTCCGCGCTCAGCGAGGCGGGCGGGATGCGCACGCGGGAGCGGCGCGCGCTGTCGTGGACTTCGACGTGGAGGCAGTCCGGGTGCCGGATGAGACGGACCATGGAGGCATGGCCGTTCGGGCTTCCGTGCCGGACGGCGTTGCCGGCCAGTTCCGAGACACAGGTCCGGATGTCGTCGCCGCGTCGGCATCCGCCCCAGCTGTCGAGCGCCTGCATCGCGAAGTCGCGGGCCGCACCCGCGGTCTGCGGGGTGGCGCTGAAGGTGTGTTGGGCGAGGTGTCGCATGGCAGGTCCTTTGCCGGCTGCGGCGGCAGGGGTGGATGTATGGTCCGCAGCCGCCCCGACGCCCTGTGCGTCAGGCGACGACGCGGGCGAGGAAGTCGTGGATGTGCTCGGTGATGGTCTCGAGGTGGCTTTCCAGGGCGAAGTGCCCGGACTCGAGGAGATGGATCTCGGCATCGGGCAGATCCTGGCGGAACGCCTCCGCGCCCGCGGGGCCGAAGATCGCGTCGTTGGCTCCCCATACCGCCAGCAGCGGGACCTGGGAGTCGCGGAAGTACTGGTGGACCTGCGGGTAGAGGTCCACGTTGGTGGGGTAGTCACGGAACAGCTTCAGCTGGATCTCGTCGTTGCCGGGCCGGTCCAGCAGCGCCTGGTCGTGGACCCAGTTGTCGGGGCTGACCAGGCTGGGGTCGGCGACACCGTTCACGTACTGCCAGCGTGTGACTTCCGGAGTCAGGGCGCCCCGCATGGGAGCCTCGGTGTCCGGCCCCGGAGCCTTGGCGTAGGCGAACACGCCGTCCCAGAAGGGCTTGACGAAGCCCTCTTCGTAGGCGTTGCCGTTCTGGGTGATGATCGCGGTGATGCGGTGGGGTGCCTGGAGGGCGAGTCGCCAGCCGATGGGGGCGCCGTAGTCCTGCACGTACATCGCGAACCGGTCGATGCCCAGGTGCTGGAGCAGGCCGGAGGTGACCTCGGTGAGGGCGTCGAAGGTGTACGGGAAGTCCTGCAGGGTGGGCATCGCGGACTGGCCGAAGCCGATGTGGTCGGGAGCGATCACGTGGTAGCGGTCGGCCAGCGCCGGGATCAGATGGCGGAACATGTGCGAGCTGGTCGGAAAGCCGTGCAGAAGCACTACTACGGGTGCCGTCGGGTCGCCGGCCTCCCGGTAGAAGACCTCAAGACCGTCGGCGGTTGCGGTGCGGTGGTGGACTGCGGAAGCCATGTATCTAACCTCTCTGAAAAGCTTTAGTGGTTATGTGTCCAGTCGAGCAAACTCGGCCTAACCTGTCAAGCATCATTTAGTGGTTAGATTGCGATAGTGGTCGATGTGCCACCCTGCCCGGCGGCGGAACGTGGGCCTGCCTCAAGCCTCCGCCCGTGAACGGGCACCAGCCAGCTCACCGTCGGCCCCGGTCCCGCTCAGGCGGTAGGCGTATGCCCGTCTGGCTCCTGGTTCACCCGCGGCGCGGCAGCCCGGCTCTGTGGACGGTCGTGGCCGACCGGCTTGAACTGCCCGAGCCCCGGCTTGGCGGCCACGCGCGCTGCGTCCGGCGGCTCGCGCGGCCCGGACCGGTGAGCCCACGCGGCGCACGGGCCCGATAGCGCCGGACGGCGAGGCACAGGACGCAGAACTGTTCCGTGGGTACGGTCCGGAGTGGGCGTGCTTGACCCCTCTGCGTGCCGCGTGGAGGGCCTGCGTGAGCGTGGCGAGGTCGTGGGCACCGTGGCGCCGCTGTCCGTGGCGACGGCGTTCCCGCAGCTCACCCGGATCGAGTTCGCTGCGCGCCTCACACCGCCTGGTAGGTGGCAGGGAACGCATTGGACCAGATCAAGGCGGCCAAGAGCGCGGCCACCAGAGTCGCCGCTCTGCCCGCCTCACCGGCCAGCAGGCCCTTGAGGCGCTCGGCGACACGCATCCCACGGATCGCCGAGACGCGGTCGTCAGATACGGCGGCCACCTTGTCGGCGGCCGCCACCAGACGCACCCCTTCGTGCTGCTGCATCTGGGGGGCATCGGCGATGCCTTGGCACGCGATCACGGCCCTGTCTCTTCTGTCGCGACTGCTGACCGTCCGGCTGGTGTAGCGCCCGACCGAAACGAGCTCTAACCGATTAAATCTATTTCTCTGGTTACGTTGAGTGGAGTCGTGTAACCCGTCAAATGGTCCAATTCGGTTAGGAGGTGCGATGGTGATCGACCGAGAACAGCAAGAGGTGCTGCTGGAGCGCCTCAACAGCACGCCGTTGGTCAATGGTGTCGGCCAGGACCAGCTGGCAGATCCCGAAGCGGCCAGGTCCTGGCAGCAGGTCCACGGCGGCAGCGGCACCGTGGACGAACTCCGCAGTCTCGTGCGGGCGCGCGACGCCCTCCAGGATGTGGCGCGCGGCAACCGGCCCGCCACGTCGATGGCCCCGCTCCTGAAAGGGGTCGTCTCCCGCCCGCACGTCTCGTCTGCGGGGGTGTCGTGGGAGCTTGACGTTCCTGCGGAGCACCGGTTGGCGGTAGAAGCGATCTTGGCGTGGAACGGCGTACAGCAGACGATGCCCGGCCGCCTGCGGCCGTGCGCCAACCCGGACTGTCGGCGGTTCCTCATCGACCGCAGCAAGGCCAACAAGGCCCGCTGGTGTTCGATGGCCGAATGCGGCAACGGTATGAAGGCAAGACGCCACCACCAGCGCGCCCGCGACGCCGCAGCCGAGTAACGCCTCCGGCAGTCGTCTCGGCGCCGGTGAACAATCGGGTTAACCCACACCGGAAAGCAACGACGGACGTGGCCATCGGCCGTCACGTCCGATGGCCACGGTGGCGCCGACGCCTGACCTCGGTGATCTCGCCCGCCATGGGAAGCCAGTAGTAGAGGTTGAAGGCGGCGATCACGGCCACGCCGAGTAGGGGAAGCAGGGCCCCGAGCAGCGTTCCGGTAGCGAGCCAGCCAAGGGCGAGCCGGAAGCGACGGCTGATGGCTGCCACGCCGGCCGAATCGATGGTGTCGGTGAGCAGCCGACGATTCACGGCGGACGCAGCCCCAAGTGATGTTGAACAAGATCGCCAGGAGTTCGAAGGCGGCACCTTGGAGGACAACAGCAATGCGCTGCCCGTGTCCGTCGCGGAACGCCTGAGCCGGCACGGAAGCGGCGAATGGCAGGAACGCGACGTCCATCAGCAGCACGGTGTTCAGGAAGAGCACCACGCGGTCGACACTGCGGATGTCGTCGAACATGATGTGGTGGTTGGCCCACACCTGGCCGATCAGCATGAACGTAAGGACGTACGCCAGGTAGGACGGCCAGAGCGGGGCCAGGCCGTGCATCAGGTCGCGCGCGTCATGCGGCGGGCGGATCTCCAGCACAAGCAGCGTGATGGCGATGGCGATGACGCCGTCGCTGAAGGCGACCACCCGGGCAGGATCGCGCTCCACGCCGAACGACGTCGCTCCTCCTCCCGGTCCATCTGGTCCATGAACAGGCTCTCTCATTGCCCCAACCTCCGGCACCGGACGCTCCCACCTGCGCACTTGAGGACCGTTGTCCTAGCGCTGCAGGAACCAAAGAGCCCCAGCCGCCGCCGTCGACTCGAAGCCGCAATCGCATCTGCCGATCACTCTGCGCCATCCTGGTCAAGGCGGTGGCTTCACCTCACGAGCGACGAAAACCGCGCTCCTGCAGGGTCCATGCGTTGCCGTCGGGGTCGGAGAACTTGGCGAAGCTCGCGTAGTCGCGGCGCTCCGGGTCAACGCCGGGCTCGAAGCCGCCCTGCCACGCGTCGAGAGGTGCCTTGTGCCTGATCTCCCCGACATCGACGCCGCGCTCCACGAGCTCGGCCCGCGCCGCTTCGAGATCAGGGACCACCAAGTACAGGCCCTGCACCGAGCCAGGCTCGGCGTCGATGAGACCGACTCCGCTCCATGTGATCAGTTGCGTGCGCACGGGGCAGTGCCACCGCCTCGTAAGCATGCAGGCCACGAATGATCCGCCCATAAAGAGTAAATAGGCACAACGTCCGCACTGCCCTCCGTGCGAAGAATCCCAGCGAATACACCAGGATTCGTGATCACGGAATCGCGGCGGCATTGGCACAGGAACTAGGATCGGCCCCAGCGCGCAGATCACAGCACCATGAGCGACTGCCCCGGCCGACCACCTGCAGGAGGTCCGCAATGGCGACGCTGCTATCCGTCAACGTAGGACTGCCCAAGGACGTCTCCTGGCAAGGAAGGACCGTCCACACCGGGGCGTGGAAGGCCCCTGTCCAGGGCTGCCGCATGGTCCGGCGGCTGAACGTCGACGGAGACGGTCAAGGTGACCTGGCCGGGCACGGCGGCGAAATGCGAGCCGTTCTCGTCTACCAGCTGCAGTCCTACCAGTACTGGCAAAAACAGCTCGGTCGCGACGACCTGACCTTCGGGATCTTCGGGGAGAACTTCACAGTCGACGGCCTGCCCGACGACGAAGTATGCATCGGTGACCGGTACCGCATCGGCGAAGCGGAATTCGAAGTCACCCAGCCCCGCGTCACCTGCTACCGCGTCGGCATGCGCCTGGGCGAACCCACCATGGCCTCCCTCCTGGTCGCCCACCACCGCCCAGGTTTCTACCTGCGCGTGATCACCGAGGGACATGTGCAGGCCGGCGACGAGATCACTCTCATCCGCAAGGGCCCGGAAGAACTCAGCGTCGCCGACACCGACGCACTGCTCTACCTGCCCAAACGCGACCCCGCGAAGCTGCGCAAAGCACTGAACATCCCCGCCCTCAGCCCCGGATGGCAGCAATCCTTCAACGATCTCGCCGCCGCCCAGCAGCCCAAACAAGAGCCGGGATGGCCGGGCGAACGCGCCAGCAACCAGCAGCCCAAGGAGGAACCGACGGGATGGCCGGGCTTCAAGACCATGCGCGTCGCCCGCATCGCCCCCGAGACCCCCACCGTCTCTTCGATCTACCTCGAGACCACCGACGGCACACCCCTACCCGAGGCCCGCCCGGGCCAGTACCTCTCCCTCCGCCTCGCCGTCGACGATCCCGCCCCCGCAGTTCGCAGCTACTCCCTGTCCTCCGCCCCCACAGCCGGCACCTACCGCATCAGCGTCAAACACGAGCCTCACGGGAAAGTCAGCAGCTACATTCATGCCACGCTGCGTCCCGGGGACCTCGTGGACATCGCCAGCCCCCGTGGAACGTTCGTACTCCACGAAGCCACCCGCCCGATCGCCCTCATCTCCGCCGGGATCGGTGCCACCCCTGTGCTCGCCATGCTTCACCAACTCGCCGCCACAAGAGACCCACGCCCCGTCTGGTGGATCCACGTCGCCCATGACCGCGCTCACCACGCCTTCGCTGACGAGACACACGCGCTCCTGGCCCAACTCCCGCACGCTCACGAGCACATCTACTACACCGCCGAAGCCACACCACACCGCGACGAGCCCTACATCACGCAAAGGCGTCCGACTGCCCCGTCACTCACGGCCATGGGCATCCCCACCAGCGCCGACGCCTACCTCTGCGGACCACCCGCCTTCATGGAAGACCTCGGCAGCTTCCTGCGCGATCACGGCCTGCCCCCGGAACGGATCCATACGGAGCAATTCAGCGCCCTGCCAGCCATCAACCCGGGCGTCACACCCACGGTCGCCGTGCGGCCGCACCAACCACCCGGTCCCGCGGGCACCGGACCGCTCATCACCTTCGCACGCAGCGGCATCACCACTCCCTGGTCACCCTCGCACGCCTCGCTCCTCGATCTCGCCGAAGCCTGCGACATCCCCACCCGCTGGTCCTGCCGCACCGGCGTCTGCCACACCTGCATCACCCACCTCGTGGCGGGCGACATCACCTACACCACCCCACCCCTCGAACTCCCCGAAGCCGGCACCATCCTCGTCTGCTGCAGCCAACCCACCACCGAAGTCGTCCTCGACCTATAGCCGACCCTCAACTGCCCGGGCTGCCAGCCGCTGCTCCGCGCGGTGCCCTTTGAAACGTCCCGCACCTCGTCTGCTTGCCCGAGAGACCGAGCCTGCGGTCGCCCTACGCGCGAACGCAAGAGCGGCGCCACGGCCAGGCGGACTCAGGTAGGCGCGCACCGTGTCCTTGCCGCCGGCATGAACGGGCCGTGATCGCCAAGGCCCCCTCGCGCGGGCGCCGGTTGCGGCAGCCACCGATCGTGACCGACGGTCTGTACTGACGACGCTCCGGCCGGCCGAGCAGAGCTTCTCGGCTCCCGTCAGGCGGGCGCCGGTACCCGGCCCCGCTGTACGACCATCATGGCCATGTCGTCGTTGAGCAGCCCGCCCGCGTACGCCCGAACGTCGGCGGTGATCTCCCGCAGGAGCGGCCCTGGGACACGTTCGGCCCACCTCAGTACGCGTTCGGCGAGCAGGTAGAAGGTCCCCTCGCTGTCGCGCGTCTCGATGACGCCGTCGGTGTAGAGCAGGATCCTGTCCCCGTCCTGGAAGGGGAAGGTCGCCGCCGTGTACACGGTCTCCGAGATGGCGCCGAGGCCGAGTGGTGGGGCGGGATGGGCCACATGGAGAGCGGTGGCGGTCTCGGCCGCACGGCACAGCAGCAGGGGCGGCGGATGCCCGCAGCTGATCATGTGGACCACGGGTTCGTCGTCCGGGATGTCGAGCACCACGGCGGTCACGAAGCGTTCGGCGGCGTCGGGGTCGGATTCCCAGAACTCCGCGAGGCCCCAGGAGACCGCGTCCTCCACGTAGGCGACCAGTTCCGTCAGCGGGAGCTGAGGGTGGGCCGCCGCACGGAAAGCGCCCAGCACGATCGCTGTGTCGCTCGTCGGGCGGGAAGTCGACGATCGCCGAGGTGAACGTCTTGCCCTTCACGTTCGGCAGGGCCTGCTGGAGCAGCGGCTTGAGGGTTTGCGGGTGTCGATGACATGGCCGCGGGCGATGCCGCGGCCGCGGTTGTCGCCTTGGCGTGGGATGGCTGGTCCGAGGTCGAACATGCCGTGGCCGCAGCCAGCGCGGCGACGGCCAGGTTGCCGGCGGCGATTGGCATTCTGATCACGATGGGTCTCCTGATTCAGTCTTCCGTGACGCGGATGATCGTCTTACCCGGGGCGCGCTTGCCGGGGGCGAATGCGGAGGGTGCTTCGGCGAGTGGCCGCACATCGCCGACGAGGCAGTGACCAAGTTCGCCTGTTCCGGTTCACACAACTCGTTCCGCATGAGGACAAGCCACGGCTCGCATCCGACAGGTCGTGTGCGTTCTGCCTCGCCCGAACGGTCTCGACACCCCCCTGCCTCCCGCCGGCGGCCGTCACAGTCCGGGGGCAGCGGCATCGAGACGGCTTCGCGCCTGCCCTCGGTTGTCCACAGAGGCACCGGCGCGGTCGCGACGTGGTCGCGGGCCCAGACGGCGCTGCCGTCAGAGCAGGGCATGGCGGTGGCGGAGATCGCCGAGGTGACGTTCACCAGCGCGGGCCGGGCTCGCTTTACCCGGATGCTCGTCCCAGATCTGACGTTGATCCCGCGCTGTCCTGAGCGGATTGCTCTACATCCGCTCAGGGGCTGTCGGCAAACAGATCCCTGCTTCCAGCTGCATGGATCCCTGTTGTGGTACAGGGCCACCGGAGATGGACGAGGCAAACCTGGCTGCGAAGTTCCAGGCGCTGTGAACGCGTCTGGACGAGCTCGGCATCGGCTGGCCATCGGGGCAGGGGTTCGGTGCTGCCTGTGCTGCCCCCGCCGCCCAACGCGCATGCGGAGCGCGCCCCGTCCGCACGGGCCGCGCCCTCCGTGTTGCACTCGGCGCGCGGCCGGGCCCCGCCCCTGCCTCCTCAGCGCACCGGGCGGCCGCACATGGCGTCGTTCTCTCCGGTGGCGGCGGAGTCGCGGGCACGGGCCACCGCCGCGGACAGGGCCCGGCGCACACCGGCGGGCAACTGCCCGCCGGACGGCCAGTGCACCAGGTAACGCGCCACCTCTCGGAGTTTGATGTTCGTGTGCTGGGAGACCTCCCTGAGCACGTCCCAGCCCTGCTCGGGCCGGAGCCCGCCGACGGAGATGACCACGCCGATGGCCTGGTCGATCACGGCGTGCGAAACCACGGCTGTGCGCAGCTGGGTCACCTCCTCCTGAAGCGCCGCCAGCTCGTCCGTCCTCTCGTCGCCTTCGATCATGCCGCTCACCCTCGACGCGACGCCCCCGCCTGCGCCAGCCACCAAGCGAACGACTTCGCAAGCATCCGGACGAAAAACGAAAATCACCTGGTCATCGCGACATGCTCGGCTGATTCGGGGGGAAGCGCGAGACATGGACACACTCACCTTCGACAGCACGGACCTGGAGGTCACGGAGGACTTCCTCAGTCGCGCCTACGCCCGGATGCGGATCGGCAGCAGCACCCCCGAAGCCGGCCGGGCCCTGATCCGGCGCACCGCCATCGCCCCGGTGAGTGTCGACGAACTCGCCCTCGACTTCGAGATGAGCTACTCGGTCACGCCGCTCGGGCGGATCTGCCTGTGCGTCGTGCACGAGGGAACCGTCCGGGACCATCGCTTCCAGGGCGCCGAGGACACCTTCGGGCCGGGTGACGTAGTGCTGTTCGCCCCGCCCGACCTGCCGTACTCCGGGCGCATCTGCCACGCCCGTTACAACATCACGATGCTGGACCCGGCGCTGCTGGCCGAGGTGGCCGCCGGCCCCGACGATGCACGGCCGGTACGGCTGACCGGGCACCGGCCGCGCTCGGCGGCCGCGGCCGGTCACCTGAGCCGTACCATCGCCCACCTGCGGGATTCGGTGCTGGCCGACCCCGAGACCGCCGACCAGCCACTCATCGCCGCGACCGCCGCGCAGTACCTGGCGGCGAGTGTCCTGAACGCCTTCCCGAACACGGCCCTGCCCGAACCGACCGCGGCCGACCGCCACGACGCGCATCCCGCAATGCTGCGCCGCGCGCTCGCCTACATCGACGACAACGCCGACCAGCCGATCACCGTCGCCGACATCGCCGCCGCGGCCCATGTGACCGTGCGCGCCCTGCAGTACGCCTTCCGGCGGCACCTGGACACCACCCCGCTGGCCCACCTGCGCCGGGTGCGGCTCGCCCACGCCCACCAGGACCTGGCGGCCGCCACACCGGACAACGGGGAGAGCGTCACAGCCATCGCCGCCCGCTGGGGCTTCCACCACCCGGGACGCTTCGCCGCCCTCTACCGCGACACCTACCAGCGCACCCCCCACACCACCCTGACCGGCGGCTGAGCGCGGGCGTGCTCCCGAAACGGCGGCGGGCACCGTTCCCGGACGCGACACCGGTCACGGGTCGGACGTCGTCCGTGAACAGCCCCCTCCCACGCGCCCGGTACAAGGTCGTGTACTGGCCGTACATGAACAACACGCCGGTGGCCGATGATCAGGGAAGTACGGGCGATGACGGCTTCCGGGTGGACGAGCCGTACGCCGGTCTCGGCTGCTGGCTTCACCCGCCGTACGGGGTCGCCGGATCAGGCAGGCGGGACTCGTCGTAGTGGATGTCTATGCCGGAGAACACCGCGTCACTCGACACATTAACCAGCCGACAGCTTTGCCGGACAGCGGCCAGCGCGAGCCGGACGGGTCCCTCCGCCGTCACTGCCCGGTCGGATGGGCCGCTGGTTGCGTTGACGATGACGCGCGGCGCCACGTTTGCCAGGACGGTTTCCACAAGCCGTGGCGGAGGTTCCGCCGATGAGTTTCCGGTGATTGGGCGGTCTACCCGTCGTCGAAGGGAGCGCACCATGCGCAAGATCATCGTTTGCACGTTCCTGACGCTGGACGGCGTCATGCAGGCACCGGGTGGTCGGAACGAGGACGCTGAGAGCGGCTTCGAGCACGGCGGCTGGCAGAAGCCGGTGACCGACGACGAGGTCGGCACGGCCATCGCCGGTTGGTACGAGCACTCCGACGCGATGCTGCTCGGCCGCAAGACGTACGAGATCTTCGCGTCGTACTGGCCGACCGCCGATCCCGACAACCCATTCACCGATCGGATGAACAGCATGCACAAGTACGTGGCGTCACGGACCCTGACGTCCGTCGAGTGGCAGAACTCCACGCTGCTGAAGGGCGACATCGTCGATGCCGTACGCGAGCTGAAAGTGTCCAACGGCGGCGATATCAACGTCGTGGGCAGTGGCGGCCTCGCCCAGACCCTTATGCAGCACGGCCTCGTCGACGAGTACCGGCTGACCATCCATCCGGTGATCATCGGCACCGGCAAGCGGCTGTTCGCCGACGGAGCGATTCCCACTGCACTGGAGCCGGTCAGCGTCTCGAGGACGAAGGGCGGCACCATCGTCGGCGTCTACCGGCCGAACGGTAAACCCAGCTACGACAGCTACAGCTAGGTGCGGGCTCTCGGCAGAGCGAGGACAGCGGCCGCGTACGCACGGGATCGGTCCCAGACTGCGAAGTAGTCGGTGTGCAGCTGGTCGAACTCCTCTTGCCGGCCGGGCTGGACACGCATGCCGCTGCCGCGGCCAAGGAGAAGGTTGGCGCGGCGGCTCACCTCTGGGCTCAGACCACGGATTGGCGGCAGCGATTGCCCTGCGAAGGTTGTGCCGTCGGGGATGTACGCCTCGTAGACCAGCACGCTTGGGGTGGCCAACGCGGCTGGCCTGCAGCAGACGCGCCTGTTCGGCGACTTCCTGCACCAGCGGGTCGTCGGGGCCGCAGCGATCTGGAGCTCCGGTCCGCTCGATGGGATCGCTCGCCACATGCCGGCGTAGGCGGCGGCCGGTGTTGTCGCGGCTGGTGCCTTCGTGGCCGGCGCGCCAGGAGTCGTGGCCGCAGCGGTGCCACGGAAGGTGGCGGTTGAGCCCGCGCTGCAGCCGGTGGCGAGCACCGCGACGCAGGTGAGCGTGGTGGCCAGGAATACTCGCCGGAGCGTGAGTGGAGATGACATCGCGGTTGCCCTTCTGTTGCGCACAGCGGCTCATTGGCCGTGTGACACTCGGGACGCCGCACGGCGGCCCGGACGGTGCAGCGCCCAATGGATCGTCGACGCCCGCCGCTTCTCCACCCGCGGGGACATGGACGCCGAGACCGCATTCAGCAGCTGGACAAGCTGGGCATGGCCCTCCGGCCTCCGCTGCCGCCTCAAGCAAAGTGGCCAGCGACAAACACTGTGACCGCGCCCAGACCAAAGCAGATGAACGACCAGTGCACATGGGCGGCGTCGCCGAACAGGGTCACCGTCGGGTTGTGGTCCCCAGGTGTGCCGGACAGGGAGGGCGAGGATCGGGCGGTGGATATAGGGGCCGTCGTTTTCGGTGATCATCTGACGCATGCGGGGCGACCAGTGGGCGTACTCGTCGCGTAGCACGGCGCGGATGCCATCGGTGTCCTCGGCGGTCAGCCCCTTGGCGCTGATCCAGTCGACCGGAACGCGTTGGATGATGTAGACGCGGATGTGTTTTCCGCTGTTGTGCTGGGCGAACAGGCTGTGTGCGCCATCAGCTGCGTGGGCGCTGCCCAAGCCGACCAGCTCGGCAATCGCGGGGTGTCGGTTAACCAGATCGGTCTCGTTGCTCGTGCCGTCGGCGAAGTGCAATTGCCGCGGCCCATCTGCGGGTCCGCTGATCGTGTCGGGGGAGCGGCCCCAGCGCGCAGTTCCCGTCTTCAGGGAGTCGAGCAGCAGGTTGCGCAGCCGTCCGCGGTCGATTTCCGGCTTGAAGAGTTCGTCGGCCCGGCGATATGCAGGCGAGAGGGTCTCGTACGCGTGATGAGGGGCATGCGAGATCCTTCTTCGAATCGAGTTCCGGGGTTACCGCGTGCGGGCGGGAGTCGGCCTCGTGGCGGGTTCCTGAAACCGCATGTCGAGCGTCAGGCGATGCCTCAGCAGACGTCCGAGCCGACGCTCCACCGTTGTGTGGATGAGCAGGGACAGCCCCAGCACGCAGCCGACGGACACGGCCATCGAAGGCACCAGTCCTAGCCTCGGAAAAGCCCGGATCAAGCCTTTCGCCAAGGGAATTCCGATGCTCTGGTGGACGAGGTAGAAGGGGTACGTGAGTCCCCCCGCGGTGACCAGCCAACGCCATCGAAGCCTCGCCAGCGGTCCCCCGACACCGGCCAGCGCCAGCAGCCCGAGACAGAGCGTGAGAACGGCCGCGCACACGGCCCAGGAGGGCCGGCTCTCGCCGGGGGGTACCGCGGCATGGTCGGCCACCCGGAGTTCGAGCACGGTGAGTTCGTAGGACCAGGCGAAACCCAGCAGCAGCCACAGCAGGAAGCTCTGGCCGAACCTCTGCATGAGGTGGAGGACGATCCCGGCGACGAAGAGGCCGGTGTATCGGGGCAGAACGAATTCGTCGAGCAGGGGAGACCGGAGTTCGAGGGCGACGACACCGGCCACGAGCCAGGCCCCGCAGAAGGCCACCGCCCGCCGATGCGACAGCCCGAAGACGAGCAGCACGGCCATCAGCAGGTAGAAACGGGCCTCCACCCAGAGCGTCCAGCTGACTCCGTCGACCAGTTCCAGTCCCAGTGGTCCCGGAGCCATCGTCAGGTTTCCCAGGACGGTACGGGGGTCGATACGGGTGGCGGCCGGCCAGTGGCCCACCCGTGAGACAAGGACGAGGGCGACGACGAGGAGTACGGCGCACCAGTAGGCCGGAAAGAGCCGTGCGATGCGGGATACGGCGAACTGGGCGGGAGTCCGTCCCCAGCAGCTCATGCAGATGACGAAGCCGCTGATGGCGAAGAAGAACTCGACGCCGAGCCAGCCGTAGCGGCTGATCTCGTGCACGAACGGCACGAACTCTCGGAGTTCGGTCCGTCCCCAGAAGTGCGGGGTGGGTGTGCCGAGGAAGTGGTACGCGGCCACCATGACCGCTGCCACCAGGCGAAGCCCGTCCATCGCAGCCAGGCGCGCCGGCCTGCCCCGCGGTCCGGGAGTGTCTCTGTCGAACGACATGTCGCAACCAGGGCCACTTCAGACGGTGGGGAGGGGCGAGCGGCTGACACGTATCTTCGACTGGCCGTGCGGGCGCTTCTCCCAGTCCTCCATGAACCGCGCGTGCAGACCGTGGCGCCGCGCCAGGCCCAGGAGCGTCTCGGTGCGGTAGTAGAAGTCCTCGCGCAGCACCTGGTGTTCGGTGCCCTCGGTGCGGTCGAAGGTGAAGTCGAAGAACCCGGTGTCGGTCAGCACGCGGCCGACGTGCTCCAGGCACTGGTCGATGACCTCCAGCGGCGAGTGGGAGAAGACGCTGTGCGCGTGGACGACGTCGAAGTGGTCGTCGGGCAGGAAGTCCAAGGTGAGGTCGCCGGTGATGGTCAGATGCGGCAGCTTGTCCTGGAGATGGCGCTCGATCAGGGTCTTCTTGGCGGCCATCAGGATGTCGGGCGATATGTCGATGCCGTAGTAGTTGCCGGTG
This region includes:
- a CDS encoding alpha/beta fold hydrolase, translating into MASAVHHRTATADGLEVFYREAGDPTAPVVVLLHGFPTSSHMFRHLIPALADRYHVIAPDHIGFGQSAMPTLQDFPYTFDALTEVTSGLLQHLGIDRFAMYVQDYGAPIGWRLALQAPHRITAIITQNGNAYEEGFVKPFWDGVFAYAKAPGPDTEAPMRGALTPEVTRWQYVNGVADPSLVSPDNWVHDQALLDRPGNDEIQLKLFRDYPTNVDLYPQVHQYFRDSQVPLLAVWGANDAIFGPAGAEAFRQDLPDAEIHLLESGHFALESHLETITEHIHDFLARVVA
- a CDS encoding sugar nucleotide-binding protein; the encoded protein is METVLANVAPRVIVNATSGPSDRAVTAEGPVRLALAAVRQSCRLVNVSSDAVFSGIDIHYDESRLPDPATPYGG
- a CDS encoding MOSC and FAD-binding oxidoreductase domain-containing protein encodes the protein MATLLSVNVGLPKDVSWQGRTVHTGAWKAPVQGCRMVRRLNVDGDGQGDLAGHGGEMRAVLVYQLQSYQYWQKQLGRDDLTFGIFGENFTVDGLPDDEVCIGDRYRIGEAEFEVTQPRVTCYRVGMRLGEPTMASLLVAHHRPGFYLRVITEGHVQAGDEITLIRKGPEELSVADTDALLYLPKRDPAKLRKALNIPALSPGWQQSFNDLAAAQQPKQEPGWPGERASNQQPKEEPTGWPGFKTMRVARIAPETPTVSSIYLETTDGTPLPEARPGQYLSLRLAVDDPAPAVRSYSLSSAPTAGTYRISVKHEPHGKVSSYIHATLRPGDLVDIASPRGTFVLHEATRPIALISAGIGATPVLAMLHQLAATRDPRPVWWIHVAHDRAHHAFADETHALLAQLPHAHEHIYYTAEATPHRDEPYITQRRPTAPSLTAMGIPTSADAYLCGPPAFMEDLGSFLRDHGLPPERIHTEQFSALPAINPGVTPTVAVRPHQPPGPAGTGPLITFARSGITTPWSPSHASLLDLAEACDIPTRWSCRTGVCHTCITHLVAGDITYTTPPLELPEAGTILVCCSQPTTEVVLDL
- a CDS encoding CGNR zinc finger domain-containing protein, producing the protein MVIDREQQEVLLERLNSTPLVNGVGQDQLADPEAARSWQQVHGGSGTVDELRSLVRARDALQDVARGNRPATSMAPLLKGVVSRPHVSSAGVSWELDVPAEHRLAVEAILAWNGVQQTMPGRLRPCANPDCRRFLIDRSKANKARWCSMAECGNGMKARRHHQRARDAAAE
- a CDS encoding ANTAR domain-containing protein yields the protein MIEGDERTDELAALQEEVTQLRTAVVSHAVIDQAIGVVISVGGLRPEQGWDVLREVSQHTNIKLREVARYLVHWPSGGQLPAGVRRALSAAVARARDSAATGENDAMCGRPVR
- a CDS encoding helix-turn-helix transcriptional regulator; amino-acid sequence: MDTLTFDSTDLEVTEDFLSRAYARMRIGSSTPEAGRALIRRTAIAPVSVDELALDFEMSYSVTPLGRICLCVVHEGTVRDHRFQGAEDTFGPGDVVLFAPPDLPYSGRICHARYNITMLDPALLAEVAAGPDDARPVRLTGHRPRSAAAAGHLSRTIAHLRDSVLADPETADQPLIAATAAQYLAASVLNAFPNTALPEPTAADRHDAHPAMLRRALAYIDDNADQPITVADIAAAAHVTVRALQYAFRRHLDTTPLAHLRRVRLAHAHQDLAAATPDNGESVTAIAARWGFHHPGRFAALYRDTYQRTPHTTLTGG
- a CDS encoding VOC family protein, with the translated sequence MRTQLITWSGVGLIDAEPGSVQGLYLVVPDLEAARAELVERGVDVGEIRHKAPLDAWQGGFEPGVDPERRDYASFAKFSDPDGNAWTLQERGFRRS
- a CDS encoding PP2C family protein-serine/threonine phosphatase, which codes for MLGAFRAAAHPQLPLTELVAYVEDAVSWGLAEFWESDPDAAERFVTAVVLDIPDDEPVVHMISCGHPPPLLLCRAAETATALHVAHPAPPLGLGAISETVYTAATFPFQDGDRILLYTDGVIETRDSEGTFYLLAERVLRWAERVPGPLLREITADVRAYAGGLLNDDMAMMVVQRGRVPAPA